One window from the genome of Carassius carassius chromosome 15, fCarCar2.1, whole genome shotgun sequence encodes:
- the cep76 gene encoding centrosomal protein of 76 kDa, whose protein sequence is MSLPPEKATELKQIIHDHLIKMDIHGRIRDVLAETVRADGQHGQCSLSEEDFIHALQRRGIVDDVMKDLHFTNEVSHAEADSVNKSATRFVEKNITQLKTTNISPLRRYLYLQVLGGKAFLEHLQEPEPLPGQVCSTFTLHLHFRNQRFRSKPVPCACEPDLQEGFLLEVHRDGPGDAGKMADATTMLSICDPVHMVLIKTDTSGDTTLVSSYFLDWRRVLSAPNGKTGVSVELLGVGSECKVAVGVLNLKLELYPPLTETLSPDVVTTQQSLERQKTAEKERLFLVYAKQWWQEFLEIRPSHQSKLVKIFAQDENGVNRPVCSYVRVLRAGRLLESPRQAARFVSLLAQERAPVVGGGVRQEQWCSMMAFLCRNKGDCEDHATLLCSLLLGFGLDAYVCVGTKAKNIPYTWVMTCSTDGSITFWESFTAHRYLHRPIDPDAPPMVPQPKPTHPYRTLGCVFNHKTFLANCQPSDAVELCVFDFTDGSRWKAMSEEAVRSVCAPGSTSSLPPTPPLCSPSLAPNEASNQLELEMRYLLAEHRKDLGLASVWDDHLSYLLSAALSAYELERCTGVSCGNEEFQDAVRRAVPDGHTFKGFPIHFLHRNARRAFATCLRSAFCEEIVCCRGDHVRLAVRVRVFAYPESACAVWIMFACKYRSVL, encoded by the exons ATGTCCCTGCCTCCAGAAAAAGCAactgaattaaaacaaataatccaTGATCATTTAATCAAG ATGGATATCCATGGGAGAATTCGTGATGTTTTAGCGGAGACCGTGAGGGCTGATGGGCAGCATGGACAGTGCTCTCTCTCTGAGGAGGACTTCATACATGCTCTCCAGCGGAGGGGAATCGTGGATGACGTGATGAAAGACCTCCACTTCACAAAT GAGGTTTCTCACGCTGAAGCTGATTCTGTGAACAAGTCTGCAACTCGTTTTGTGGAAAAGAACATCACACAGCTGAAGACAA CTAACATCAGTCCACTGAGGAGATACCTCTACCTACAAGTTCTGGGTGGTAAGGCCTTCCTGGAACACCTGCAGGAGCCAGAACCTTTACCTGGTCAGGTGTGCTCTACGTTCACCCTTCATCTCCACTTCCGCAACCAGCGCTTCCGCTCCAAACCAGTCCCATGTGCCTGTGAACCAGACCTACAGGAGGGCTTTCTTCTGGAGGTCCACAGAGATGGCCCAG GAGATGCTGGCAAGATGGCTGATGCTACCACCATGCTGTCCATCTGTGACCCAGTGCACATGGTGCTGATTAAGACCGACACGTCTGGGGACACAACACTcgtttcttcttattttcttgACTGGAGGAGAGTTCTCAGTGCTCCCAATGGGAAAACCGGTGTCTCAGTTGAACTGCTGGGAGTGG GCAGTGAATGTAAAGTAGCTGTTGGTGTTCTGAATCTGAAACTGGAACTGTATCCTCCTCTTACTGAGACCTTGAGCCCTGATGTTGTCACCACCCAG CAATCCCTGGAAAGGCAGAAAACAGCAGAGAAGGAGAGGCTGTTTTTGGTGTATGCCAAACAGTGGTGGCAGGAGTTCTTGGAAATTCGACCCTCGCACCAGTCCAAGCTGGTGAAGATCTTTGCACAG GATGAAAATGGTGTGAACCGGCCTGTGTGTTCATATGTACGGGTGTTACGTGCCGGCAGGTTGCTTGAGAGTCCGCGACAGGCGGCGCGTTTCGTTAGCCTGTTAGCTCAGGAGAGAGCTCCGGTGGTAGGTGGAGGAGTCCGGCAGGAGCAGTGGTGCTCTATGATGGCCTTTCTGTGCAGAAACAAA gGCGACTGTGAGGATCATGCCACACTTCTGTGTAGTCTGCTGTTGGGATTTGGACTGGATGCTTATGTATGTGTGGGCACCAAAGCCAAAAACATTCCATACACCTGGGTCATGACCTGCAGTACAGACGGCTCCATCACCTTTTGGGAAAGTTTCACTGCACACAG ATACCTCCACCGTCCAATAGACCCAGATGCTCCCCCCATGGTTCCCCAACCGAAACCCACCCACCCTTACCGGACGCTCGGCTGCGTCTTCAACCACAAGACGTTCCTGGCGAACTGTCAGCCTTCAGATGCTGTGgagctgtgtgtgtttgactTCACAGATGGCTCCCGCTGGAAGGCCATGAGCGAGGAGGCCGTGAGATCTGTGTGTGCACCCGGCTCCACCTCCTCTCTCCCCCCGACTCCTCCTCTCTGCTCCCCTTCTTTAGCGCCTAATGAGGCCAGCAACCAACTTGAGCTGGAAATGCGCTACCTATTAGCAGAGCATAGAAAG GATCTTGGTCTGGCATCAGTCTGGGATGATCACCTGTCATACCTGCTGTCAGCAGCGCTGTCGGCGTATGAACTAGAGCGCTGTACAGGTGTGTCGTGTGGAAACGAGGAGTTTCAGGATGCCGTGAGAAGAGCGGTACCTGACGGACACACTTTTAAAGGCTTTCCTATTCATTTCTTGCACCGTAACGCACGCAGGGCATTCGCTACCTGCCTCAG ATCAGCGTTCTGTGAAGAGATTGTTTGCTGCCGAGGGGATCATGTGCGACTGGCGGTGAGGGTTCGTGTGTTTGCCTATCCAGAGTCGGCTTGTGCTGTGTGGATCATGTTTGCTTGCAAGTACAGATCAGTGCTGTGA